One part of the Ictidomys tridecemlineatus isolate mIctTri1 chromosome 13, mIctTri1.hap1, whole genome shotgun sequence genome encodes these proteins:
- the LOC144369663 gene encoding uncharacterized protein LOC144369663, with the protein MRVWASSLRTSAQSHIRSLTTPGKPGRGTPRHRQAPSPGEGQSRGGRSEPRAYHLRHEGARWVLPEVPGTDRTAAAAQHRPRRQRQAPDRAAGGRSPVALRLPRSAFRLRARRHHPLPQRACSSFSPRFAIRSSSRTTSSSSLGLDEMLSCRCGAGWLRRLQSTGSGIGPTAGGRGTGGSLLLARPKGRTRPAAPPACQGQLVRRAGSGGSRSISSIGFCARPRICASERVDTKVRLWGHQVGPRGSSLHCTNAQSSCPQPSGVKNPATLQTASRYWGISWSHGSQKLKT; encoded by the exons ATGAGGGTCTGGGCCTCCAGCCTGCGCACTAGCGCTCAGTCTCACATTCGCTCGCTCACAACGCCCGGAAAACCCGGGCGAGGGACTCCCCGCCACCGCCAAGCTCCGTCCCCCG GTGAGGGCCAAAGCCGCGGAGGAAGGAGTGAGCCGCGAGCCTACCACCTGCGCCACGAGGGGGCGCGCTGGGTCTTACCTGAGGTGCCGGGTACCGACAGGACAGCTGCAGCTGCCCAGCATCGCCCGCGGCGGCAACGACAAGCCCCGGACCGTGCTGCTGGCGGTAGAAGCCCGGTAGCCCTCCGCCTGCCGCGTTCGGCCTTCAGACTTCGGGCCAGGCGCCACCACCCCTTGCCGCAGCGCGCCTGCTCCTCTTTCTCCCCGCGCTTTGCAATCAGGTCTTCTTCGAGGACCACGTCGTCCTCCTCTCTCGGCCTGGATGAGATGCTCAGCTGCCGCTGTGGCGCGGGCTGGCTGCGGAGGCTCCAAAGCACAGGTTCGGGTATTGGGCCCACCGCTGGGGGCCGGGGCACAGGAGGCAGTCTCTTGCTTGCCCGCCCCAAGGGTAGAACGAGGCCGGCGGCGCCCCCTGCCTGCCAAGGGCAGCTGGTGAGGCGCGCGGGAAGCGGCGGCAGCCGCAGTATCTCGTCAATTGGCTTCTGCGCCCGCCCTCGGATTTGCGCCTCAGAACGCGTGGACACAAAGGTGAGGCTTTGGGGGCATCAAGTCGGACCTCGCGGTAGCTCCCTACACTGCACAAATGCCCAGAGCAGTTGCCCCCAACCTTCAGGGGTCAAAAACCCAGCGACACTTCAGACAGCCTCCCGCTACTGGGGAATATCATGGAGCCACGGGTCCCAGAAACTCAAGACCTGA